A region of Zootoca vivipara chromosome 15, rZooViv1.1, whole genome shotgun sequence DNA encodes the following proteins:
- the SCN2B gene encoding sodium channel subunit beta-2, protein MSRETPRPPKTPALALLILCLALVPSSLGMEVMAPLTLSALNGSSIRLTCTFNSCYRVEKKQFSLNWTYQECDNCTEEMFLQFRLKIVPMEQTRFGDRVEFTGNPIKNDVSFTLHNVQLDDKGTYHCYVMNPPDRQKGHGKISLIVITEEPPERDSTVAVIVGATVGGFLAVVILVLVAVKCVRRKKQQRLNTDDQKTEEEGKTDGEGNPDEGTK, encoded by the exons ATGAGCCGAGAAACCCCCCGGCCCCCGAAGACGCCCGCCCTGGCGCTCCTCATCCTCTGCCTCGCGCTGG TGCCAAGCAGCCTGGGCATGGAGGTCATGGCGCCTTTGACCCTCAGTGCCCTGAATGGCTCCTCCATCCGCCTCACCTGCACCTTCAACTCCTGCTACCGGGTGGAGAAGAAGCAGTTCTCCCTCAACTGGACCTACCAGGAATGCGACAATTGCACCGAAGAGATG TTTCTACAGTTTAGGTTGAAGATTGTTCCTATGGAGCAGACCCGCTTTGGGGATCGCGTGGAGTTCACCGGGAACCCCATCAAGAATGATGTCTCCTTCACCCTCCACAACGTGCAGCTGGATGACAAAGGGACCTACCACTGCTATGTCATGAACCCCCCTGACCGGCAGAAGGGACACGGCAAGATCAGCCTGATAGTGATCACCGAAG AACCTCCCGAGCGGGACTCGACGGTGGCCGTGATCGTGGGAGCCACGGTGGGAGGGTTCCTGGCCGTGGTCATCCTGGTGCTGGTGGCTGTCAAGTGCGTGCGGCGCAAGAAGCAGCAGAGGTTGAACACGGATGACCAGAAGACGGAGGAGGAGGGCAAGACGGATGGCGAGGGCAACCCCGACGAAGGCACCAAGTAG